A single Lysinibacter sp. HNR DNA region contains:
- a CDS encoding Rieske 2Fe-2S domain-containing protein → MAQDVQNSDSNAVVAASAADHAETESAGTAVIPADAIPNPGFPPHRKRVTDTDPKKEKRAVRTVYTLFWLSIIGSIGAIASYMAFPIESGDREMLRLNTLFMGLGMTLSLFGIGLAAIHWGKSLMVDSEGIDERHPVRGDDETRTEAAHIFQQANAESGFGRRSLIRNSLIGALVAFPLPGIVILRSLAPQDQDPVALLKETMWDNGVRLTIDPSGRPIKASEVTIGSVFHVIPDGLNDLEHKLDEKAKSIVLLMRLNPDQLIEDENRKGWSYDGIVAYSKVCTHVGCPVALYEQHTHHLLCPCHQSQFDVTRHCEVIFGPAKRPLPQLPITVDDEGYLIAQSDFTEPVGPSFWERVS, encoded by the coding sequence ATGGCACAGGACGTGCAGAACAGCGATAGTAACGCTGTTGTCGCCGCCTCCGCTGCAGATCACGCAGAGACAGAATCTGCCGGTACAGCGGTAATCCCGGCTGACGCGATTCCCAATCCGGGTTTTCCCCCGCATCGGAAGCGTGTCACCGACACGGACCCAAAAAAAGAGAAGCGTGCTGTTCGCACCGTTTACACTCTCTTCTGGCTCTCGATTATCGGTAGCATCGGAGCTATTGCATCTTATATGGCTTTCCCCATTGAAAGCGGCGACCGTGAAATGCTACGCCTGAACACCCTGTTTATGGGCCTAGGCATGACGCTATCCCTCTTTGGAATCGGCCTCGCAGCCATACACTGGGGTAAATCCCTTATGGTCGACAGCGAGGGCATTGACGAACGCCACCCCGTTCGTGGGGATGATGAGACGCGTACCGAGGCCGCTCACATCTTCCAGCAGGCAAATGCTGAATCAGGGTTTGGACGCCGTTCTCTCATCCGCAACAGCCTTATTGGGGCCCTTGTCGCCTTTCCCCTGCCTGGAATAGTCATACTCAGAAGCTTGGCACCTCAGGATCAAGATCCCGTTGCCCTTCTTAAAGAGACAATGTGGGACAACGGGGTGCGGCTCACCATCGACCCCTCCGGGCGCCCCATCAAAGCTTCTGAAGTCACTATTGGCTCAGTATTTCACGTTATCCCCGACGGACTGAACGACCTCGAGCATAAATTAGATGAAAAAGCCAAATCAATTGTGCTCCTGATGCGCCTCAACCCGGATCAGCTCATCGAGGACGAAAACCGTAAGGGATGGTCCTACGACGGTATTGTTGCCTACTCCAAAGTGTGCACACACGTGGGTTGTCCCGTCGCTCTCTACGAACAACACACCCACCACCTACTTTGTCCCTGCCACCAATCACAATTTGATGTTACCCGTCACTGTGAAGTGATCTTTGGGCCGGCTAAGCGTCCGCTTCCACAACTTCCCATCACGGTTGACGATGAGGGATATCTCATCGCTCAGAGTGACTTCACCGAACCCGTTGGTCCGAGCTTCTGGGAGCGAGTATCCTAA
- a CDS encoding ubiquinol-cytochrome c reductase cytochrome b subunit — MSTVTAPPKSPNSETQSGVRFTNKAANYLDDRTKVSAAVKEFGRKIFPDHWSFLLGEVALYSFVVILLSGTFLTLFFQASMAEVHYNGSYIPLKGMEMSAAMASTLDISFDIRGGLLMRQIHHWAALLFVAAIGLHMLRIFFTGAFRKPRELNWVIGFVLFVLAMAEGFTGYSLPDDLLSGNGLRIIDGIIKGIPVVGTWISFLLFGGEFPGVDIVGRLYALHIMLLPALVIAFIALHLVFVVVHKHTQFPGAGRTNNNVVGFPVLPVYAAKAGGFFFVVFGVIVLIASLFSINPVWNYGPYDPSPVSAGTQPDWYIGFADGALRLVPPHWETEWFGFTWSWNILVPITIIGIFLMLVLFYPFIEGWVTGDKREHHLLDRPRNAPTRTAIGAAGVTFYAVMWAAASSDLVATHFQMAMEAVIHILQVALILGPIIAYLITKRICLGLQKKDRLIALHGYESGRIVRMQGGEYIEVHKPVSDYERWKLVSYNDYEPLVLRPNKHGRITLGNRLRTVFSRWFFQDRVSPVTQNEIESEDHGHDDQRY; from the coding sequence ATGAGTACAGTTACTGCACCGCCTAAGTCCCCCAACTCCGAAACACAAAGTGGCGTTCGTTTCACAAACAAAGCCGCCAACTACCTCGATGATCGCACCAAAGTTTCTGCCGCGGTCAAAGAGTTTGGACGTAAGATATTTCCCGACCACTGGTCGTTTTTGCTGGGTGAGGTTGCCCTCTACAGCTTTGTTGTAATCCTCCTCTCGGGAACCTTCCTCACTCTTTTCTTCCAGGCTTCAATGGCAGAGGTTCACTACAACGGCTCCTACATTCCTCTCAAGGGAATGGAAATGTCTGCCGCGATGGCCTCAACCCTCGATATCTCCTTTGATATTCGGGGGGGCCTACTGATGCGCCAGATCCACCACTGGGCCGCGCTTCTCTTTGTGGCCGCCATTGGCCTCCACATGCTCCGAATCTTCTTCACCGGTGCTTTCCGCAAGCCACGTGAGCTCAACTGGGTGATTGGTTTTGTCCTCTTTGTGCTCGCAATGGCAGAAGGATTTACCGGTTACTCACTCCCGGATGATCTGCTCTCGGGTAATGGTCTCAGAATTATCGACGGAATTATCAAGGGCATCCCCGTTGTAGGAACCTGGATCTCTTTCCTTCTCTTTGGTGGCGAGTTCCCCGGCGTAGACATCGTAGGACGTCTCTACGCCCTACACATTATGCTCCTACCCGCTCTCGTCATAGCGTTTATCGCGCTTCACCTGGTGTTTGTGGTTGTTCACAAGCACACGCAGTTCCCGGGCGCTGGGCGCACCAACAACAATGTTGTTGGATTCCCGGTTCTTCCCGTTTACGCGGCAAAAGCCGGAGGGTTCTTCTTTGTGGTGTTCGGGGTGATCGTGCTTATCGCCTCGCTCTTCAGCATTAACCCGGTCTGGAACTATGGACCTTACGACCCCTCCCCCGTGTCCGCTGGTACCCAACCCGACTGGTATATCGGATTTGCTGATGGAGCTCTGCGTCTAGTGCCGCCCCACTGGGAAACAGAGTGGTTTGGCTTCACTTGGTCTTGGAACATCCTGGTCCCGATCACCATAATTGGTATCTTCCTGATGCTGGTTCTGTTCTACCCCTTCATTGAGGGATGGGTCACGGGCGACAAGCGCGAACATCACCTACTCGATCGGCCACGTAACGCCCCCACACGTACCGCTATTGGTGCGGCCGGCGTAACCTTCTATGCCGTAATGTGGGCTGCAGCCAGCTCCGACCTTGTGGCAACTCATTTCCAGATGGCGATGGAAGCGGTTATTCACATCCTGCAAGTTGCGCTCATTCTTGGCCCTATCATTGCCTACCTCATCACTAAGCGCATCTGCCTGGGACTGCAAAAGAAAGATCGTTTAATTGCTTTGCACGGATACGAGTCCGGCCGTATTGTCCGTATGCAGGGCGGTGAATACATTGAGGTTCACAAGCCTGTGTCAGATTATGAACGTTGGAAACTCGTGAGTTACAACGATTATGAACCCCTTGTACTCCGCCCCAACAAACACGGCAGGATTACACTGGGCAACCGTCTCCGTACCGTCTTCTCTCGCTGGTTCTTCCAGGATCGGGTATCACCGGTGACACAAAACGAGATCGAGTCTGAGGACCACGGTCACGACGATCAACGCTACTAA
- a CDS encoding c-type cytochrome, with protein sequence MIRNSKKKHSTKKTGRRHPLATVALVAIGLLFTGAAYAGFSGTAAVADIDLQSQTTIDEGQKLFAANCATCHGMEGQGSAEGPSLIGTGAASTHFQVGTGRMPLAFQGPQGMIKPAQFTEEQTLKLAAFVASLGPGPAIPEARYLDGKGNVATGGELFRINCAMCHNVAGAGGALTEGKFAPPLHGVEAVHIYEAMITGPQNMPVFNDMNITPEEKRDVISYLQYMENTVSVGGFKLGSLGPVAEGLFIWVFGLGAVIALTVWVTARSN encoded by the coding sequence ATGATTCGGAATAGCAAGAAAAAACACAGCACGAAGAAAACCGGTCGCCGTCATCCGCTCGCGACGGTTGCTCTTGTTGCCATCGGTCTTCTCTTTACCGGAGCTGCGTATGCCGGGTTCAGTGGCACTGCGGCTGTTGCTGATATAGATCTACAGTCACAAACCACAATTGATGAGGGACAAAAGCTATTTGCGGCTAACTGTGCCACCTGCCACGGCATGGAAGGCCAAGGAAGCGCAGAAGGACCGAGCCTCATCGGAACCGGTGCAGCTTCCACACATTTCCAGGTGGGAACGGGACGCATGCCCCTCGCATTCCAGGGGCCGCAGGGAATGATTAAACCAGCTCAGTTCACCGAAGAGCAAACTCTCAAGCTGGCAGCGTTTGTTGCATCGCTTGGCCCCGGACCCGCGATCCCCGAAGCTCGATACCTTGATGGCAAAGGCAACGTTGCTACCGGCGGTGAACTGTTCCGAATCAACTGCGCCATGTGTCACAACGTTGCCGGCGCGGGTGGTGCCCTCACCGAGGGCAAGTTTGCTCCACCGCTTCATGGAGTTGAAGCCGTACACATTTACGAAGCCATGATAACTGGCCCGCAAAACATGCCCGTCTTCAATGATATGAACATCACTCCCGAAGAAAAGCGCGATGTTATTAGCTACTTGCAGTACATGGAAAATACCGTCTCTGTTGGTGGCTTTAAACTGGGATCTCTTGGCCCTGTCGCTGAAGGATTATTCATCTGGGTCTTTGGTCTCGGAGCGGTCATCGCTTTGACCGTGTGGGTTACCGCAAGATCCAACTAG
- a CDS encoding heme-copper oxidase subunit III, translating into MDSVTATTFNSQAVKPALNRPNTVAVGTIVWLGSEVMFFAGLFAIYFTLRSMSPEMWAEQTAKHNFTFAFINTLILVSSSVTCQFGVYAAERLRPRAIGWKPTEWGMVEWFFLTYALGATFVSGQVWEYATLVSEGVTISSDAYGSAFYMTTGFHGIHVAAGLIAFLLVIGRAFAVKNFGHKEATSAIVVSYYWHFVDVVWIGLFIVIYMIK; encoded by the coding sequence ATAGACAGTGTGACAGCGACAACATTCAATTCCCAGGCGGTTAAGCCTGCCCTTAACCGTCCCAATACCGTTGCGGTTGGGACCATTGTGTGGCTTGGCAGTGAAGTTATGTTCTTTGCGGGACTCTTTGCGATCTACTTCACTCTCCGCTCAATGTCCCCGGAGATGTGGGCAGAACAGACGGCCAAGCACAATTTCACCTTCGCCTTCATCAACACCCTAATCCTGGTCTCTTCCTCGGTCACATGCCAGTTTGGTGTGTACGCAGCGGAACGCCTCCGGCCACGCGCTATCGGATGGAAACCCACAGAATGGGGAATGGTTGAGTGGTTCTTTCTCACCTATGCCCTGGGTGCCACCTTCGTGTCCGGACAGGTCTGGGAATATGCCACGCTCGTTTCAGAAGGTGTGACCATCTCGTCGGACGCCTACGGCTCCGCTTTTTATATGACCACCGGATTCCACGGTATTCACGTGGCGGCCGGACTTATTGCTTTTCTGCTCGTCATCGGTCGAGCTTTCGCCGTAAAAAATTTCGGTCACAAAGAAGCAACAAGCGCAATCGTTGTTTCTTACTATTGGCACTTTGTTGACGTTGTCTGGATTGGTCTATTCATCGTCATCTACATGATCAAATAA